The Megalops cyprinoides isolate fMegCyp1 chromosome 9, fMegCyp1.pri, whole genome shotgun sequence genome has a window encoding:
- the LOC118783094 gene encoding cullin-5: MAMSNLLKNKGSLQFEDKWDLMRPIVLKLLRQESVTKQQWFDLFSDVHAVCLWDDKGPAKIHQALKEDILDFIKQAQARVLSHQDDTALLKAYIVEWRKFFTQCDILPKPFCQLEITLMGKQGSNKKSNVEDSIVRKLMLDTWNESIFSNIKNRLQDSAMKLVHAERLGEAFDSQLVIGVRESYVNLCSNPEDKLQIYRDNFEKAYLDSTERFYRTQAPSYLQQNGVQNYMKYADAKLREEEKRALRYLETRRECNSVQALMECCVNALVTSFKETILAECPGMIKRNETEKLHLMFSLMDKVPNGIEPMLKDLEEHIINAGLADMVAAAETITTDSEKYVEQLLTLFNRFSKLVKEAFQDDPRFLTARDKAYKAVVNDATIFKLELPLKQKGVGLKTQPESKCPELLANYCDMLLRKTPLSKKLTSEEIELKLKEVLLVLKYVQNKDVFMRYHKAHLTRRLILDISADSEIEENMVEWLREVGMPADYVNKLARMFQDIKVSEDLNQVFKEMHKHNKLALPADSVNIKILNAGAWSRSSEKVFVSLPTELEDLIPEVEEFYKKNHSGRKLHWHHLMSNGIITFKNEVGQYDLEVTTFQLAVLFAWNQRPREKISFENLKLATELPDAELRRTLWSLVAFPKLKRQVLSYEPQVSSPKDFTDGTLFYVNQEFSLIKNAKVQKRGKINLIGRLQLTTERMREEENEGIVQLRILRTQEAIIQIMKMRKKITNAQLQTELVEILKNMFLPQKKMIKEQIEWLIEHKYIKRDETDINTFIYMA, from the exons ATGGCGATGTCTAATTTGCTAAAG AACAAAGGCTCCCTGCAGTTTGAGGACAAATGGGACTTGATGCGGCCCATCGTTCTGAAACTGCTTCGCCAGGAGTCCGTCACCAAGCAGCAGTGGTTCGACCTCTTCTC AGATGTTCATGCAGTATGCCTTTGGGATGACAAAGGCCCAGCAAAAATCCACCAGGCCCTCAAAGAAGACATCCTAGACTTTATAAAGCAAGCGCAGGCG CGTGTGCTGAGCCACCAAGATGATACTGCACTGCTTAAGGCCTACATTGTGGAGTGGCGGAAGTTTTTCACTCAATGCGACATCCTGCCCAAACCCTTCTGCCAACTGGAAATCACCCTGATGGGTAAGCAGGGCAGCAACAAGAAGTCCAATGTGGAGGACAGCATTGTGAGAAAG CTCATGCTGGACACGTGGAATGAGTCGATATTCTCCAACATCAAGAACCGTCTGCAGGACAGCGCCATGAAGCTGGTGCACGCCGAGCGCCTCGGGGAGGCCTTCGACTCGCAGCTGGTCATCGGGGTCCGCGAGTCCTACG TGAATCTGTGCTCGAACCCGGAGGACAAGCTCCAGATCTACAGAGATAACTTTGAGAAGGCCTACCTGGACTCCACTGAGAGGTTTTACAGGACGCAAGCACCTTCTTATCTGCAGCAGAACGGAGTGCAGAACTACATGAAATAT GCAGATGCTAAGttaagagaggaggagaaaagggcACTCCGTTATTTAGAGACAAGACGTGAATGTAATTCTGTACAAGCA CTTATGGAATGTTGTGTAAACGCTCTGGTGACATCTTTCAAAGAGACAATCTTGGCCGAATGTCCAGGCATGATCAAACGAAATGAGACTGAGA AACTTCATCTTATGTTCTCCCTCATGGACAAAGTCCCTAACGGCATTGAGCCCATGTTAAAGGACCTGGAGGAGCACATTATAAATGCTGGGTTGGCAGACATGGTGGCAGCAGCGGAGACCATCACCACT GACTCTGAGAAGTATGTGGAGCAGCTTCTCACTCTGTTCAATCGCTTCAGCAAACTAGTGAAGGAGGCGTTTCAGGATGACCCACGCTTCCTGACGGCCAGAGACAAA GCCTACAAAGCTGTTGTGAATGATGCTACGATATTTAAACTGGAGCTTCCGCTGAAACAGAAAGG GGTGGGACTGAAAACACAGCCAGAGTCCAAGTGTCCAGAGCTGCTGGCCAACTACTGTGACATGCTGCTGAGGAAGACACCACTGAGTAAAAAACTCACCTCTGAAGAAATCGAGTTAAAACTGAAAGAAGTG TTATTGGTGCTAAAATATGTGCAGAATAAGGATGTCTTCATGCGATACCATAAAGCACATTTGACACGTCGTTTGATCCTGGACATTTCAGCAGACAGTGAGATAGAGGAAAACATGGTGGAGTGGCTCAGG GAAGTGGGCATGCCTGCCGACTATGTGAACAAACTAGCAAGAATGTTTCAGGACATCAAAGTGTCAGAGGATCTGAACCAGGTCTTCAAGGAAATGCATAAACATAACAAGCTGGCCTTACCAG CGGACTCTGTCAACATCAAGATCCTGAATGCGGGCGCCTGGTCTCGCAGCTCAGAAAAGGTGTTTGTGTCGCTGCCCACGGAGTTGGAAGATCTCATCCCTGAAGTGGAGGAGTTCTACAAGAAGAACCACAGCGGCAGAAAGCTGCACTGGCACCACCTCATGTCCAATGGCATT ATCACTTTCAAGAACGAAGTGGGGCAGTATGATCTGGAGGTCACGACCTTCCAGCTGGCCGTCCTGTTCGCCTGGAACCAAAGACCCAGAGAAAAGATCAGCTTTGAAAATTTAAAGTTGGCCACGGAGCTCCCCGATGCAGAGCTACGACGGACGCTATGG TCTCTCGTAGCCTTCCCTAAGCTCAAGCGTCAGGTGCTGTCATATGAACCTCAAGTCAGCTCTCCCAAAGACTTCACAGATGGCACTCTCTTCTATGTCAACCAAGAGTTCTCTTTGAT AAAAAACGCCAAGGTCCAGAAGAGGGGGAAGATTAATCTGATTGGCCGACTGCAGCTTACGACAGAGCGAATGAGGGAAGAGGAGAATGAAGGCATTGTCCAGCTGAGAATATTAAGGACACAG GAGGCCATCATTCAGATTATGAAAATGCGTAAGAAGATCACTAACGCCCAGCTTCAGACCGAACTGGTGGAGAtcctgaaaaacatgtttttaccGCAGAAGAAAATGATTAAAGAACAGATTGAGTGGCTGATCGAGCACAAATACATCAAGAGGGACGAGACGGACATTAACACCTTCATCTACATGGCATAG